From the Paenibacillus sp. R14(2021) genome, the window TGTGTTCCAAGAGGCGTTGGCGTTCTTCGGCAGTATCGATATTCTCGTAAATAATGCGGGAACCATTCGCCGGGCGCCGGCCGCTCAGCACGCGCGTGAAGATTGGTACGATGTCATCGATATCAATCTGCATTCGGTGTTCTTCTTTTGCCAGCTTGCAGGCAATCACATGATCGAAAGAGGCAGCGGCAAAATCATTAATATCGCTTCGCTGCTCAGCTTTCAAGGCGGGATTAACGTTCCCGGTTATACGGCCAGCAAACATGCGGTCACCGGTATCACAAAAGCGCTGTCGAATGAATGGGCGAGCAAGGGTATTCAAGTCAACGCCATCGCACCAGGTTATATCGATACTCGCAATACGGCGCCGCTTCTAGCGGACGAGAAGAGAAGCCAAGCCATTCTCGAGCGCATCCCTGCAGCCCGTTGGGGCAGTCCGGAGGATTTGAAAGGGCCGGCGGTCTTTCTCGCTTCATCGGCTTCCGATTATGTGAATGGCCACGTCATGTGCGTGGACGGCGGATGGATGGCTCGATGACGCCAACGCGACATTTGGATGTGGTAACGTTCGGGGAAAGCATGGGACTTTTCTTTCCTGAAGGCGGGGGAGGACTGAATCAAGGGAGAACCATAATGCAATCGTTCGGCGGGGCTGAAAGCAACGTTGCGATCGCCCTTGCCCGGCTTGGCTGCAAGCCGGGCTGGTTCGGGCTGCTGGGCGAGGATCCTCTCGGACACGCGATCCATCGTACGATTCGGGGCGAAGGCGTAGATGTCAGTCAAGTGCGTTTCGTCGAGGAAGCTCCGACGGGACTGATGCTGCGCG encodes:
- the kduD gene encoding 2-dehydro-3-deoxy-D-gluconate 5-dehydrogenase KduD codes for the protein MMSFDLTGKTALVTGTSGGIGQAIAVGLAEAGASIVAVSASNSNETVGIVREFGGKIEQISADLSHADGLEAVFQEALAFFGSIDILVNNAGTIRRAPAAQHAREDWYDVIDINLHSVFFFCQLAGNHMIERGSGKIINIASLLSFQGGINVPGYTASKHAVTGITKALSNEWASKGIQVNAIAPGYIDTRNTAPLLADEKRSQAILERIPAARWGSPEDLKGPAVFLASSASDYVNGHVMCVDGGWMAR